The following are from one region of the Synechococcus sp. CBW1108 genome:
- a CDS encoding amidohydrolase, producing MTATPCRLNWQELGLEAALAEVLPELIQLRRHIHRHPELSGHEQQTAALVAGELRRWGWDVREGVGRTGVLAELGPAGLQVPLVALRVDMDALPVEERTGLDYASTQQGLMHACGHDLHTAVGLGVAHLLGGLWQRQPHLLTARVRLLFQPAEETAQGAAWMRADGAMDGVEALFGLHVFPSLPVGTIGVRSGSLTAAAGELEVEVLGEGGHGARPHQSTDAIWIAARVVSGLQEAISRRLDALHPVVVSFGRIEGGKAFNVIADHVRLLGTVRCLDNEVHAQLPGWIEDTVQALCRGHGGEARVSYRCISPPVQNDPALTQLVAAAAVELLGRSQVQWLEQPSLGAEDFAQLLEDTRGTMFRLGVAGPAGCAPLHSNSFAPDEAALPVGVRVLALSLLRWMEQRP from the coding sequence ATGACAGCCACACCCTGCAGGTTGAATTGGCAAGAGCTCGGCCTCGAGGCCGCCCTGGCAGAGGTGCTGCCGGAGCTGATTCAGCTGCGCCGACACATCCATCGCCATCCCGAGCTGAGTGGCCACGAGCAGCAGACGGCCGCCCTGGTTGCCGGTGAGCTGCGCCGTTGGGGCTGGGATGTGCGCGAGGGGGTGGGCCGCACTGGCGTGCTGGCGGAGCTGGGCCCGGCGGGCCTCCAGGTGCCGCTGGTGGCCCTGCGGGTCGATATGGACGCCCTGCCGGTGGAGGAGCGCACCGGCCTCGACTACGCCTCCACCCAACAGGGCCTGATGCATGCCTGTGGCCATGACCTGCACACCGCGGTGGGGCTGGGGGTGGCCCACCTGCTGGGGGGGCTATGGCAGCGCCAGCCCCACCTGCTCACGGCCCGGGTGCGGCTGCTGTTTCAGCCCGCCGAGGAGACGGCCCAGGGGGCGGCCTGGATGAGGGCCGACGGGGCCATGGACGGGGTGGAGGCCCTGTTTGGTTTGCACGTCTTCCCAAGCCTGCCGGTGGGCACGATCGGCGTGCGCAGCGGCAGCCTTACGGCGGCGGCGGGGGAGCTGGAGGTGGAGGTGCTGGGCGAGGGCGGTCATGGCGCCCGGCCCCACCAGAGCACCGATGCCATCTGGATCGCGGCCCGGGTGGTGAGTGGCCTGCAGGAGGCGATCAGCCGCCGCCTCGATGCCCTGCATCCGGTGGTGGTGAGCTTCGGGCGCATCGAGGGCGGCAAGGCCTTCAATGTGATCGCCGACCATGTGCGCCTGCTGGGTACGGTGCGCTGCCTCGATAATGAGGTGCATGCCCAGCTGCCGGGCTGGATTGAAGACACGGTGCAGGCCCTCTGCCGGGGCCACGGTGGCGAGGCGCGGGTGAGCTATCGCTGCATCTCGCCGCCGGTGCAAAACGACCCAGCGCTCACCCAGCTGGTTGCAGCTGCTGCGGTGGAGCTGCTGGGCCGCTCCCAGGTGCAGTGGCTCGAGCAGCCCTCCCTCGGCGCTGAAGACTTTGCCCAGCTGCTGGAGGACACCCGCGGCACCATGTTTCGACTCGGGGTGGCAGGGCCGGCGGGCTGTGCCCCTCTGCACAGCAACTCCTTTGCCCCTGACGAGGCGGCCCTGCCGGTGGGCGTCCGGGTGCTCGCCCTGAGCCTGCTGCGTTGGATGGAGCAGCGGCCATGA
- a CDS encoding DUF3188 domain-containing protein translates to MRNRPLLRGLLALSSPLLILMSLLVLLQRRGVDRLPALPALLIGTGLLGTSLLGWRRRRRNLLAALGQDGPQ, encoded by the coding sequence ATGAGGAACCGGCCCCTGCTTAGGGGTTTGCTGGCCCTCTCTTCCCCCCTGCTGATTTTGATGTCCCTGCTGGTTTTGCTGCAGCGCCGCGGTGTCGATCGCCTGCCGGCCCTGCCCGCCCTGTTGATCGGCACGGGTCTGCTGGGGACGAGCCTGCTGGGCTGGCGCCGCCGCCGCCGCAACCTGCTGGCGGCCCTGGGCCAGGATGGCCCCCAATGA
- a CDS encoding HEAT repeat domain-containing protein, giving the protein MNTPSPDLAALREAIASGDPSRAMPALAGLRQMPVEEAVPLLLLGLEQEVFMVRSLSCAGLGVKQSEAGWQALVGAAQHDEDANVRAEAANSLVSHSLERAWPLVLQLFAADRQWLVRCSILSALAEQAEINPAWLLELASLAITDADGTVRVGGAEILGRLVREHGDGEARALLQQLQTDADHRVVAAAFNGLQA; this is encoded by the coding sequence ATGAACACCCCTTCGCCCGATCTCGCTGCCCTGCGTGAGGCGATCGCCTCCGGCGATCCCAGCCGGGCCATGCCGGCCCTGGCGGGCCTGCGGCAGATGCCGGTTGAAGAGGCCGTGCCCCTGTTGCTGTTGGGTCTGGAGCAGGAGGTTTTCATGGTGCGCTCGCTCAGCTGCGCCGGCCTCGGGGTGAAGCAGAGTGAGGCCGGCTGGCAGGCCCTGGTGGGCGCCGCCCAGCACGACGAGGACGCCAATGTGCGGGCTGAAGCAGCCAACTCCCTGGTCAGCCATTCGCTGGAACGGGCCTGGCCCCTGGTGCTTCAGCTGTTTGCCGCCGATCGGCAGTGGCTGGTGCGCTGCAGCATCCTCTCGGCCCTGGCCGAACAGGCCGAAATCAATCCGGCCTGGCTGCTGGAGCTGGCCTCGCTGGCGATCACCGATGCCGATGGCACCGTGCGGGTGGGCGGAGCCGAGATCCTCGGCCGTCTCGTGCGGGAGCACGGCGATGGGGAGGCCCGCGCCCTGCTGCAGCAGCTCCAGACTGACGCCGATCACCGGGTGGTGGCCGCGGCGTTCAACGGGTTACAGGCCTGA
- the thiC gene encoding phosphomethylpyrimidine synthase ThiC, with product MRSAWIEKRRGTANYSQMHYARQGVVTEEMAYVAKRENLPESLVMEEVARGRMIIPANINHLNLEPMAIGIASRCKVNANIGASPNASDLDEEVAKLRLAVKYGADTVMDLSTGGVNLDEVRTAIINASPVPIGTVPVYQALESVHGSIEKLDADDFLHIIEKHCQQGVDYQTIHAGLLIEHLPLVKGRLTGIVSRGGGILAQWMLYHHKQNPLFTHFDDIIEIFKRYDCSFSLGDSLRPGCQHDASDAAQLAELKTLGQLTRRAWEHDIQVMVEGPGHVPMDQIEFNVKKQMEECSEAPFYVLGPLVTDIAPGYDHITSAIGAAMAGWYGTAMLCYVTPKEHLGLPNAEDVREGLIAYKIAAHAADIARHRPGARDRDDELSRARYAFDWNKQFDLSLDPERAREYHDETLPADIYKQAEFCSMCGPKHCPMQTKITDEDLAGLEQVLAEQKQSEAATAAV from the coding sequence ATGCGTAGCGCCTGGATCGAGAAGCGTCGCGGCACCGCGAACTATTCCCAGATGCACTATGCCCGCCAGGGCGTGGTGACTGAAGAAATGGCCTATGTGGCCAAGCGGGAAAACCTGCCCGAGTCGCTGGTGATGGAGGAGGTGGCCCGGGGGCGGATGATCATCCCGGCCAACATCAACCACCTCAATTTGGAGCCGATGGCGATAGGCATCGCCAGCCGCTGCAAGGTGAACGCCAACATCGGCGCTTCCCCCAATGCCTCCGATCTCGATGAGGAGGTGGCCAAGCTGCGCCTGGCGGTGAAATACGGCGCCGACACGGTGATGGACCTCTCCACCGGCGGCGTCAACCTCGATGAGGTGCGCACGGCGATCATCAATGCTTCGCCGGTGCCGATCGGCACGGTGCCCGTCTATCAGGCGCTGGAAAGCGTGCACGGCTCGATCGAGAAGCTCGACGCCGACGACTTCCTGCACATCATCGAGAAGCACTGCCAGCAGGGGGTCGACTACCAGACGATCCACGCCGGCCTGCTGATTGAGCACCTGCCCCTGGTGAAGGGTCGCCTCACCGGGATCGTCAGCCGCGGCGGCGGGATTTTGGCCCAGTGGATGCTCTATCACCACAAGCAGAATCCCCTGTTTACCCATTTCGATGACATCATCGAAATCTTCAAGCGCTACGACTGCAGCTTCTCCCTTGGAGACTCCCTGCGGCCGGGTTGCCAGCACGACGCCTCCGACGCCGCCCAGCTGGCTGAGCTCAAAACCCTCGGCCAGCTCACCCGCCGCGCCTGGGAGCACGACATCCAGGTGATGGTGGAGGGTCCGGGCCATGTGCCGATGGATCAGATCGAATTCAACGTCAAAAAGCAGATGGAGGAGTGCAGCGAGGCGCCCTTCTATGTGCTCGGTCCGCTCGTCACCGACATCGCCCCCGGCTACGACCACATCACCAGCGCCATCGGCGCGGCGATGGCCGGCTGGTATGGCACGGCCATGCTCTGCTATGTGACCCCCAAGGAGCACCTGGGCCTGCCCAATGCCGAGGATGTGCGCGAGGGCCTGATCGCCTACAAGATCGCGGCCCACGCCGCCGACATTGCCCGCCATCGCCCGGGGGCCCGCGACCGCGACGACGAACTCAGCCGCGCTCGCTACGCCTTCGACTGGAACAAGCAGTTTGATCTCTCGCTTGATCCCGAGCGGGCCCGCGAGTACCACGACGAAACCCTGCCCGCCGACATCTACAAGCAGGCCGAGTTCTGTTCAATGTGCGGTCCCAAGCACTGCCCGATGCAAACCAAAATCACCGACGAGGATCTGGCCGGCTTGGAGCAGGTGCTGGCGGAGCAGAAGCAAAGCGAAGCCGCCACAGCTGCGGTCTGA
- the tkt gene encoding transketolase, giving the protein MVAAPPTSLESLCVNSIRFLAIDAVNKSNSGHPGLPMGCAPMAFALWDKVLKHNPRNPKWFNRDRFVLSAGHGCMLLYALLHLTGYDSVTIEDIKQFRQWESRTPGHPETFETPGVEVTTGPLGQGISNAVGLAIAEAHLAAKFNKPGCELVDHYTYVIMGDGCNQEGVSSEAASLAGHLGLGKLIALYDDNHITIDGNTAVSFTEDVLKRYEAYGWHVQHVADGNTDVAGIARAIEAAKAVSDKPSLIKVTTTIGYGSPNKANTAGIHGAAIGADEAELTRKALDWNYGLFEVPQDAYDHWRQAISRGEALEATWNASLATYRSQFPTEAAEFERQLRGELPQGWDSTLQSFSPADKGLATRMHSYNALNAFGPNLPELIGGSADLTHSNLTDIKGEASFQKGGEANRYLHFGVREHAMAAIMNGIAYHGSGLIPYGGTFLVFAGYMIGAMRLSALSELGCIYVLTHDSIGLGEDGPTHQPVETLANLRAIPNLLVIRPGDGNETMGAYQVAVTNRKRPTVLALSRQAMANQAGSAAAHVAKGGYILEDSNGNPELILIGTGTELELCTKAAAQLRAEGKNVRVVSMPCIELFEEQGAAYRESVLPAACRKRIVVEASSSFGWHKYSGFDGDTVSIDRFGASAPGPVCMEKFGFTVANVVAKAKALG; this is encoded by the coding sequence ATGGTCGCCGCCCCCCCTACCTCCCTCGAGTCGCTCTGCGTCAACAGCATCCGCTTTCTGGCAATCGACGCGGTAAACAAATCGAATTCCGGTCACCCGGGGCTGCCCATGGGCTGTGCACCGATGGCGTTCGCCCTGTGGGACAAGGTGCTCAAGCACAACCCCAGGAACCCCAAGTGGTTCAACCGCGACCGCTTCGTGCTCTCGGCCGGTCACGGCTGCATGCTGCTCTACGCCCTGCTGCACCTCACCGGCTACGACTCGGTGACCATCGAGGACATCAAGCAATTCCGCCAATGGGAGTCCCGGACCCCCGGCCACCCGGAAACGTTTGAGACCCCCGGGGTAGAGGTCACCACCGGACCCCTGGGCCAGGGAATCTCCAACGCCGTCGGCCTGGCAATCGCCGAAGCCCACCTGGCAGCAAAGTTCAACAAGCCCGGTTGCGAGCTGGTGGACCACTACACCTACGTGATCATGGGTGATGGCTGCAACCAGGAGGGTGTGAGCAGCGAGGCCGCTTCCCTGGCCGGCCACCTGGGCCTGGGCAAGCTGATTGCCCTCTACGACGACAACCACATCACGATCGACGGCAACACCGCCGTGTCCTTCACCGAGGACGTGCTGAAGCGCTATGAGGCCTACGGCTGGCATGTGCAGCATGTGGCCGATGGCAACACCGATGTGGCCGGCATCGCCCGGGCGATTGAGGCCGCCAAGGCCGTCAGCGACAAGCCCAGCCTGATCAAGGTGACCACCACGATCGGCTACGGCTCGCCCAACAAGGCCAACACCGCCGGCATCCACGGCGCGGCCATCGGAGCCGATGAGGCCGAGCTCACCCGCAAGGCCCTCGACTGGAATTACGGGCTCTTCGAAGTACCCCAGGACGCTTACGACCACTGGCGCCAGGCGATCAGCCGCGGTGAAGCCCTCGAAGCCACCTGGAACGCCAGCCTGGCTACCTACCGCAGCCAGTTCCCCACTGAAGCGGCCGAATTCGAGCGCCAGCTCCGCGGCGAACTGCCCCAGGGGTGGGATTCGACCCTGCAGAGCTTCAGCCCCGCGGACAAGGGCCTGGCCACCCGAATGCACTCCTACAACGCCCTCAATGCGTTCGGCCCCAACCTGCCCGAGCTAATCGGCGGCTCCGCCGACCTGACCCACTCCAACCTCACCGATATCAAGGGCGAGGCCAGCTTCCAGAAAGGCGGGGAGGCCAACCGCTACCTGCACTTCGGCGTGCGCGAACACGCCATGGCGGCGATCATGAATGGCATCGCCTACCACGGCAGTGGCCTGATCCCCTACGGCGGCACCTTCCTGGTGTTTGCCGGCTACATGATCGGTGCCATGCGCCTCTCGGCCCTGAGCGAGCTGGGCTGCATCTACGTGCTCACCCACGACTCAATCGGCCTGGGCGAAGACGGCCCCACCCACCAGCCGGTGGAAACCCTCGCCAACCTGCGCGCCATCCCCAACCTGCTGGTGATCCGGCCCGGCGACGGCAACGAAACCATGGGCGCCTACCAGGTGGCCGTCACCAACCGCAAGCGCCCCACGGTGCTGGCCCTCAGCCGCCAGGCCATGGCCAACCAGGCCGGTTCGGCTGCAGCCCATGTGGCCAAAGGTGGCTACATCCTCGAAGACAGCAACGGCAACCCCGAGCTGATCCTGATCGGCACCGGTACTGAACTGGAGCTCTGCACCAAGGCAGCAGCCCAGCTGCGGGCCGAAGGCAAGAACGTGCGCGTGGTTTCGATGCCCTGCATCGAGCTGTTCGAAGAGCAGGGCGCGGCCTACCGCGAAAGCGTGCTGCCCGCCGCCTGCCGCAAACGCATCGTGGTGGAAGCCTCCAGCAGCTTCGGCTGGCACAAGTACAGCGGCTTCGACGGTGACACCGTGTCGATCGACCGCTTCGGCGCCTCAGCCCCGGGGCCGGTTTGCATGGAGAAGTTCGGCTTCACCGTGGCCAATGTGGTAGCCAAGGCCAAAGCCCTGGGCTGA
- the fabF gene encoding beta-ketoacyl-ACP synthase II, translated as MVQGLQRVVVTGLGAVTPLGNDVKTYWEGLCSARNGVAPITLFDASRHACRFAAEVKNFDPSGWLEPKESKRWDRFCQFAVVAAKQAVGHAGLTIDASNQNRVGTAIGSGVGGLLMMETQAHVLADRGPDRVSPFCVPMMIPNMATGLTAIALAARGPSSAVSTACAAGSNAIGDAYRLIQLGLADAMVCGGAESAITPLGVAGFASAKALSFRNDDPATASRPFDAKRNGFVIGEGAGILVLESLDHARLRGAQILAEVVGYGMTCDAHHITSPTPGGIGGAEAMRLALKDAQLEPEAVDYVNAHGTSTQANDSNETAAIKSALGDWAYRIPVSSTKSMTGHLLGGSGGIEAVAAVLAIENNLVPPTINYQNPDPACDLDVVPNQAREHTLNVVLSNSFGFGGHNVCLAFRRMA; from the coding sequence CCGCCCGCAATGGCGTGGCACCGATCACCCTGTTTGATGCCAGCCGCCATGCCTGCCGCTTTGCAGCGGAGGTCAAAAATTTTGATCCTTCCGGCTGGCTGGAGCCGAAGGAGTCCAAGCGCTGGGATCGCTTCTGCCAGTTTGCCGTGGTGGCCGCCAAGCAGGCCGTGGGCCATGCCGGGCTGACCATCGACGCCAGCAACCAGAATCGGGTCGGCACCGCCATCGGCTCCGGCGTGGGTGGCCTGCTGATGATGGAAACCCAGGCCCATGTGCTGGCAGACCGGGGGCCCGATCGGGTCAGCCCCTTCTGCGTGCCGATGATGATCCCCAATATGGCCACTGGCTTGACGGCGATCGCCTTGGCGGCGAGGGGACCCAGCAGTGCGGTGTCGACAGCCTGCGCGGCGGGCTCAAACGCCATCGGCGACGCCTACCGCCTGATCCAGCTGGGCCTGGCTGACGCCATGGTTTGCGGCGGGGCGGAATCGGCGATCACCCCGCTTGGCGTGGCGGGTTTTGCCAGCGCCAAGGCACTTTCATTCCGCAACGACGATCCGGCCACCGCCAGCCGTCCCTTCGACGCCAAGCGCAATGGCTTTGTGATCGGCGAAGGGGCAGGCATTCTGGTGCTGGAAAGCCTGGACCATGCCCGTTTACGCGGTGCCCAGATCCTGGCCGAGGTGGTGGGCTACGGCATGACCTGTGATGCCCATCACATCACCTCGCCCACCCCCGGTGGCATCGGCGGGGCCGAAGCAATGCGGCTTGCCCTCAAAGATGCCCAACTCGAGCCCGAGGCCGTCGACTACGTCAACGCCCACGGCACCAGCACCCAGGCCAACGACAGCAACGAAACCGCTGCCATCAAAAGCGCCCTCGGCGACTGGGCCTACCGGATTCCGGTTAGCTCCACCAAGTCGATGACAGGCCACCTGCTCGGCGGCAGTGGCGGCATCGAAGCCGTCGCGGCCGTGCTGGCCATAGAAAACAACCTGGTGCCGCCTACGATCAATTACCAAAATCCAGATCCGGCTTGTGATCTGGATGTGGTTCCCAACCAGGCCAGGGAACACACCCTCAACGTGGTGCTCTCCAATTCCTTCGGATTTGGCGGTCACAACGTCTGCCTGGCCTTCCGCCGCATGGCGTGA